The following proteins are encoded in a genomic region of Candidatus Tanganyikabacteria bacterium:
- a CDS encoding carboxypeptidase regulatory-like domain-containing protein, with product MMLRNLATSLLVFVLVVLTGCGNRPGGVMVEETGGGSVTVLVTYGEQPAPGAIVQLLDSRQTPVAEVRTDEEGNAIFKGVPSGSGYQAIATLEGVTGSATVDVAGGDTKTKVVLSQRSGPVGLVVGSVKIAGADKPLANVVVEVAGKKATTDANGQFRLEGVPAGPATVKATLGGYGSTSEALVVKPGSSSAVAIALQPLATGPKAGRTLVTTPGQILEIDTWQQTVGTFGASQAWSAVFLADGAALVADAGGDKVVEFGDGGAKRATYTARAVWQLGFGGVQKPKGASRTPSGNILVADTGNDRVVEIDKSNKIVWEYKGVKAPRWAERLPKGNTLIADSGRNRVIEVDGSGRIVWGLGDGSADVLNNPSSAQRLPNGNTLVCDAGNSRVMEVNAQNQLVWMVPGRGGDAGNLNNPGSAKRLATGNTLIADTDNNRVVELSPEGSVVWKASVNQPVFADRF from the coding sequence GTGATGCTGCGTAACCTCGCTACCAGCCTCCTGGTCTTCGTGCTCGTGGTCCTCACGGGCTGCGGCAACCGGCCCGGCGGCGTCATGGTCGAAGAGACCGGCGGCGGCAGCGTGACGGTCCTGGTGACGTACGGCGAGCAACCGGCTCCCGGCGCCATCGTGCAGCTGCTCGATTCGCGGCAGACGCCCGTGGCCGAGGTCCGCACCGACGAAGAGGGCAACGCGATCTTCAAGGGCGTGCCGAGCGGCAGCGGCTACCAGGCCATCGCCACCCTCGAGGGCGTCACGGGCAGCGCCACGGTGGACGTCGCCGGCGGGGACACCAAGACGAAGGTCGTGCTTTCGCAGCGCAGTGGCCCGGTCGGCCTGGTGGTCGGCTCGGTGAAGATCGCCGGCGCCGACAAGCCCCTGGCCAACGTCGTGGTCGAGGTCGCGGGCAAGAAGGCCACCACCGATGCCAACGGCCAGTTCCGCCTGGAAGGCGTGCCGGCCGGTCCGGCGACCGTGAAGGCCACGCTCGGCGGCTACGGCTCGACCAGCGAGGCCCTGGTCGTCAAGCCCGGCTCCTCGAGCGCCGTGGCCATCGCGCTGCAGCCGCTCGCCACCGGTCCTAAGGCTGGCCGGACTCTCGTCACGACCCCCGGCCAGATCCTCGAGATCGACACCTGGCAGCAGACCGTGGGAACCTTCGGCGCCTCGCAAGCCTGGAGCGCCGTGTTCCTCGCCGACGGCGCCGCCCTCGTGGCGGACGCGGGCGGGGACAAGGTCGTGGAGTTCGGCGACGGCGGCGCCAAGCGCGCCACCTACACGGCCCGCGCCGTCTGGCAGCTCGGCTTCGGCGGCGTCCAGAAGCCGAAGGGCGCCTCGCGTACGCCGTCGGGCAATATCCTGGTGGCCGATACGGGCAACGACCGCGTCGTGGAGATCGACAAGTCCAACAAGATCGTCTGGGAGTACAAAGGCGTGAAAGCCCCTCGCTGGGCCGAGCGACTGCCCAAGGGCAACACGCTGATCGCCGATTCGGGCCGCAATCGGGTGATCGAGGTGGACGGCTCGGGCCGTATCGTCTGGGGCCTGGGCGACGGCAGCGCCGACGTACTCAACAACCCGAGTTCAGCCCAGCGGCTGCCGAACGGCAACACCCTGGTCTGCGACGCCGGCAACAGCCGGGTGATGGAAGTCAACGCCCAGAACCAGCTGGTCTGGATGGTCCCCGGCCGCGGCGGCGACGCCGGCAACCTCAACAACCCGGGTTCCGCCAAGCGCCTTGCGACCGGCAACACGCTGATCGCCGACACGGACAACAACCGCGTCGTCGAACTGTCGCCCGAGGGCAGCGTGGTCTGGAAGGCGTCGGTCAACCAGCCGGTGTTTGCCGACCGGTTCTAG